The genome window AAATCAAATCAAGTACTTTACCTTCAGCCTGCCTGtatctaaaatataaatatatatatatatatatatatattatattttagataCCATTGGTCAGAATGTAGAACTCATTGCGTGTGTTACATCCAAGCTATTCCATTGCATTTTGtcagctaatttttttttaccatttttatCATCATAGTGGTCCATTAGATTGGGAATGCATAAAAATGGGTTAAAATCAGTTTTTTCTACAAGTATTTATTGATAATTGAGGTGGGTTTTTGGTTATAATGACTAGCAAACATTTATGCCAACACATACTAAACATTTTAATAGTTAGCGATTCAGCAGTGTTTACCTGAATTTTCCCtttaggtgtttttatttttaaattcaaagTTCAAAATTTTGGGTATTCTCATGGAATTTGGCAAAATTCCACACTTTGAGATCATTTTATGTTACCAGGAGTCTTTTTGTACCCGAGTGCTAACTAGCATTCCACACACTTTTTTCCGTTTACATATAAACGGTGTCACaactaaaaatgtaaatttttgtaaagaaaatgaTCAGAATTCTGCACCACACAAACTAGTTATGCTAATGTTGCTAATACAGAATTAAGGCTAGTCAGCTACATTTTCCCCTATTGTACGTGCCATTTCAATATTCTTTAAGACCTGACCCGAGTGGACAgcgttttgtgtttatttgcttcttcttgttttgttttgttttctccgTAAGGTTATGTTTAGCTCTACGGACAATATTAACCACAGTACCACTTTGTGCCTCATGTTGGAGGTTTGCACAAAGAAGCACTTTATATTTCAGGaatgacattatttattttacagacttgtgaagttattttagctgtgtgtgtgagaaagaattattaaattattgacATCAGCACTTTCATTGTCCTCATTGTCGTATACAGAAACAAATATAGTTTTTCATTGACCAAAGCACTGTTGAATGTTTGGTCAAACTTCTACAGAAACAACATATACAGGGACACGTGACCGGTGCTGCACATAAaaggattaaaataaaaatcaatcaataaataaaagcttgCAATTAAGAAATTCTTATTATTTGGAGACATTTTTGGAAGGTGTCTCCAGTGTCCACACTTTAACACTGAAacgtaaagctgtaactaagttAAAGTAAGTTTTCCGACACAGAAACGCGAGATAAAAAGAGGCCGATGAGGCAAAgactggttatagctgctattatagaaatgatgacaggaactaatttgttatTCAGACATTCCACTACAGTAAGTGGCTAAAAATACAAGCTGTTCGTTaacgaataataataaataaaaaaatggctGGTGTTTGCAAATTGCTTTGGTATACGACAAATAAGTCTCTGTGGTACGAATATTATCATCGATTATCTTCCAGTAACAGCGGTCCCCAGTTCCCTACACATTACAGAAAAATAACCCAGCACTGTCTTAATGACCACGTGTTTTAATTGTTCTTAATAAACAATGAAGGAAAAGAATTATGGAGAAAAAGATGATACAGTGATACAATTTTAAATGATGCGGAAAACATATCAGGTAAATggccaaaaaaagaaaggggggggggggggggggggggcaacgcAGAAGGGGTGTTAACAAGAACAATACTTTTCAAAGAAATTAGGATACAGACAAGTTGAACAAGACATTGCAACAGCACGGTTCTTTTCTCGTTACTACTGTATTTAGGCCACTGTGGTGATCAGAAGCAAATATTTAGAGCTACTATTCCTTCGgatcaaaatatacaaacgctgtacaaaaaaaaggttacGGCCTACCAGCGAGGGTGGCGAACGCTCGATAAACACTCCATAAAAAGGGACTGGTGTGGGGAGGAGTGGGGGGattcttaaaaaataatatacatcaCACACCGTAAATGTTCAGTTAAAGGTTCGACCCTTCCATTGTCACCTTGACAAAATGCCTTCAGCCAAACGGCCtggtgtatgtacagtatggcaGAGGGAACGGGGATCGTTTAGGCAAACTAACATGGAAGGTTCTAGCAATGAAACAGCTGCATAGATTCTTAATCACTTAAACGTTTAGTTCCACAGAGACGGGGAACGGTCTAAGGCAACGTCACAGAGACCAGACGGAAGAAATCAAGACCTAACCCAATCGGATCAAACCCCAGAACTCGATTACTGCGAGAACCGTGTTTCAAACGATAGAACTCCACACTGACCTTGACTTGAATCAGGTTCTAGATTTGTGCTTTCTGAGAACGGAACAGAAACGTCTAGCCTCGCTTGAACACCTAGTCGTATTTCTCAATACTGTGCCAACAAGATTAGGCAGAACCTACTGTGTCAGCCATCTGGAACTAGAAATCCTAAAAACAGGGCTCGACTTACGTGAGACAACAAACTCAGAAgttttttcaaaatgaaaaacaccAGGAGCTCGAAAGAACACAACGCTACCGATTAAGAATTCCAGAGAAAAACAAGTGTTACGTAGcggatattttaaaaaaaaaaaaaaaaaaaaaaaaaaaaaaaacggttccTACTAAatactgaattattttttatctaGTTATCTGAAAACACGTTAATTATAGAACTTTTTGAATCCATAAAAGGAGTCGTGTCTACGAATCGTGTTCTGGATTCTTAATTTTCAACACAACGAGCAATCCCAGGGCTCCAGCACTGCAAATAAATTATGCTTAACAAAtcacaggggttttttttgttgtttttgtttttttcttttctcaccaAAAGCAGTGTATGGGGGGACAGCAAATTGATGGCAAATACATACAGTTTCTAATTTTTAACACACTATACTTCTGTAGTAAATATTAAGGTCTCACATAAGcctcattttaaaacaacaaaaaaggtcaCACGGATTATTTGACATGTACAAAAAGAATTAACCCTATTTTAGTTTCAAGGACATACtcttaaaacctttttttattgAACTTCATGTATGTTCATGTATttacaggggaaaaaaggacataaagcgctgcttttcttcttctctacCGCATTAAGGACACAGAATGGCTTCTGACACAAGGCAAGTTAACAGGTTGTgttctgggttgtttttttcttcactttttcaGGAGCATCTTTGCAAAATCCTCGTTGGAAAGGGGCTTTGTTCCGGGGTTTTCCGCTTGCGCTCCGTCGCTCATGCCGTCCTGCCGTCTGGATGCGGTGCCGTTCTCTGTTTTCGCCTGTGGTATGTTTTGACGGTGCAGAGAGCGAGGAAGCAAAGACACCTGCGTGCGTCCTTTTCCACGACTGaaatcataacattaaaaaaataaataaaaatattgcttTAGGATTAAAAATCGCAGTCATTGTAAGATTAGTGATCTTATATTATGTGTCACTAAAATAAAGCctgttacaccacagcgctgttcaattctcgattctgattggtcagaaggtgtcgattaacACTTGGACACTTGTTCTGGATGCTGTAGCATCCTAGTCTACAGTAGCAGTGTCACGATACAGGAATTCTGACTTATAGATGCTGACACTTAGACAATACTTTGGCAAAAGTCATTCCGTTGTCTGAatgtgtttaacatttaaaaggagtctccagtgtcggagctTTGTAAAACTCGGACATAATCCTGTAACTTGTACTCACGTGCCCTGAATCTGCCGAGGCGCGGCGCCTCCCAGCACTGGCATGAATTCGTTTTTCCTGGTTGGCGGATTACTGATGGCCACAGAGAGCACGTGATTCTCCAGCTTCGTCCTGTCCATCTTTAAAACGGCCTGAGACGCCTGCGCCTCGTTCTCAAACTCCACGTAGGCCAGGCCCTGCGGAACACGCGCGCAAATCTTGTGACGATGCCtattatcattgttattattattaacaatcgCATCAACTTTAGTAGTTGTATTCTTCAATATATCACAGAAGCACCTCATCAATTATGGAAACAGAGCAATAAAACTCTTTTCCATGTTTGGTGCAAGTAAGGAGGAGGGAAATGGAAATTTTTTCCATAAATTCGATTTTAAAGGTCATAACAACCCAAGTATAGTCGGGGTTAATGGGActatgttttaaaagaaatcgCAAACCTTGGGTTTGCCGGAGCGGTTAGTGACCAGGCGGACAGCTTTGACCGCACCGTGCTCCTTGCACAACTCCTCCAGCTTCTCTGTAGTGCAGTTGAAAGGCAGCCCCGAGATGAAGATTTTGTGCTTCTCCATTGATGTGTTGTATCTGAAGACCTGGCAAAAACACAGACATGATAAATAATTTGACTGGCAGTTCGAGTTGACGCTATACTGGAATTCTGCTCAAAAATATTGCGTATATATATCTGAGTGCTGCGCATGCCTTAAAGTCGGGGTTTTTGCTCTTGTCTATGCAGGGAGACACAAACATGGGCCGCCCATCCACTTCCTGCCTGTCCAACTTGAGCGCCTCCCGAGCGCCCAGCTCGTCCTCAAACTGCACGTAGCAGTATCCTCTGAAGGCGCCCTTTGCAGCGAACACGGGTCGCACCTGTACGACGGTGCCGCAGCTCTCGAACGCGGCCTTCAGTTTACCCTCGGGGTCTTCCATGTTGAAGGCTAAATTGCTGATGAAGACACTGCATGAGTCGTTGCGCTCGTCGGGCATCCTGGCCgctgttttttttacttctctcGCCACCTGCTGGTTTTTCGCGGCGGCCGGAGTCTCCTGTTTGTGTTGCGGAGGAGCACGGCGCCCGAACAGCCCGTCTTCCGTCTCCATCTGCTCCTCCGAGGCATCCTCCTCACCCCTGTGCCTCTTGCGCTCTGGAAAAACCACGTACTAGTATAAGAATTAACGAATTAAATTAAGAGTTTGCTTTATTCCAGACTGCATTCTTCGTAACCGTCCTTACCAGTCTCCTCTCCCCACTCATCTTCACCCACGTCGTCCGCCTTCCTCTTGTCTCCTGTCCTGTTAGTCTTCTGGCTTTTTTTCTGCGCTTTCTTTTCGGCCTTGGCTTTGCGACGCTGTTCAGCCCGGTCGTCTCCGTGCTGGACCAGCAGGGCCTCTTTCTCTGCCGCCTGTACAGAAACACAGATCGGGcgcaatgtgaaaaaaaaagcacatggcTTTCATCGGATGCGTTTGACAGGACAAATACGGTTTCAGAGATTAATGGCCCACATATTAAAGCAATTAGACATTCCAACTTAGGAAAACGGGAATAATTCACAGATAAAGAAAATGTCATCCATCCCTATCACAGCCTCTCAGCTTCGGCATCACGGTCAGTGAAAGATGTTCTTATTTGCTTCTTCCTTTCGACTGTAAGTGGCAGATCAGTAACATGGCTGTAGCTATGCACCTGCCTTAGTAAAAAGTAAACACGGACCGATCTAGCCTCATCTCAGCTCAGGGCAGGACACGCAACTTCTCAACTTCTGTTAATGCATTACTCACCTTCTCTTATTTCAGTTAGTTTAAACTCGAAAAGGGACAACAGGACAGGTGAATATGCGGTCTTACCTTCGCTCTCTGCTCATTCACTCGATTCAGTTTCGACTCGGTCTTCTGTACAGCAGCATCCCAGTCCTCCAGAGAACCTGCGGGTGGATATAATCATGCAGCGTCACAGAACACCAGAAAGcagcacaggaaaaaaaagaagaaaaaaaaggtgagggaggaaaagaaaaacgaaGTTGAGTATTTAACAATATGATACATAAAACAGCTAGAGATGTACAAGAAGgaacaaatgagaaaaagataaataaaaaaaagtgtataagATCAATCGAAATATTAAGAGGAGAGGCGAAACAAGGTCACAGACGagtaaagaagaagagaatagaCAAGAAAATCATGAATGAGAAGAGACGAGACAAGAAGAGAAAGCAGAGACATGACGAGGAGAGGAATTTTTCTAAATGTATATTTCTTCCAGCACAATAAAATCCCCCGTCTGGCCAAAACAGCTTGAAGTTTGTTTTGAGCGCCGCAGCACTTACCCTCGACCCTCTCAAACGCGAGAAGAACTTCACACACGTGCTCTGGATAATCTGACGTGCACTGCACAGCTCGGTGAAGAGCTTTCCTACAGTGTGCAGCGTCTCCATACGACCTGAGAACAGATACCATTTCAGTATTACCGCACACACAAAATCCAGAAACTAAACGCGTCAATCACTTCTATAAGTTGTGTTGAAAGTAACGAAAGTTGCGGCAGAGTtgtgcactttgtttttttgggttttttttgctttttattgtcTGCAGCTGACCAGATGAGGAACGACGTGCCGATTTTGAGAAGAACATTGTTGGCTGTACGACACTGACCTCTCCAGATTGTAGTACTCCAGCCACATGTTGGCATACTTCGCGTTCCCTTTTGTCATGATGTGATCCCAGAGTTCCCGTGCTTTCTGCATGTTCTTACAGTGCAAAGCCTGTTGAAGAGAACAAACGGTGCCATTAGGGAAAAAATGGCCTGGTTCAACCAAAGTGGTCTCAGATGTGCTACAGCTGCAAGACTTGCAGGGACATTGTTTTTTACACggataataaaacataataaaaaaaaaattattttcttgatgaaaataaaatttacatGCGCATCGTTATGTTTGTAAACTTACTCTCCCAGCATACTGCTCATTTTTTGTTCAACCAACAtttgtgaaatgaaaataaCATTAACTTCTTCTAACATGTTTAGTCTTAAGAGGATGTTATAATGGTGGATGTGGGATGTGTACTCACCTCTATCCTGGCCCAGATTTGCATTATTGTACAGGACAGATCACCACTCTCCGTAAACCCTGTAACCAGATGGCCACAGCAAAAATATATTATGAGCCGCACACGTGCCTATTTAAGTGATTAACAGACGTGTgaatctgcatttttttttaaaaacaatttcataaataaaaacctgtttgGTTTGTCATAACCAAAACCGCACTgtttataataaagaaagatTGTAAATTTGCTCTGGCACAATGGCAGTTTAACACACAGCACACCACTTACGTTCCTCCACGTCTTGCTTCAGGTAGTCGAGAGCGCGTGTGAAGGCCGCCCGCAGCTCCTCTAGCTCTCTGCTCCCCTCTGTAATCAATTACCAAATCAATAAATTACTGAAGTacaacctttatttattttttaaaaccgtTTTAAGCTTTTATACAATGTGCACTTAACCCTAAACGTAGTCAATCAACAGGGGCAGGCTTGGTGTCTGATGTTTGCTCCTCTAGTTCTACCCTTGAGCTATGAGACTTTAAATGGAAGTCGAGCTCACTCTAATGTTTGtctgtaaatacagtataaccccaattctgaaaaaattgggatgctgtgtaaaatgtaaataaaaacagaaagcaaTGATTTgctaaatctcataaacccacgtTATTCACGATAAAGCATAGAAaccatatcaaatgtttaaactcagtaaatgtaccattttaaggaaaataatatgATAATTTTGAATTCGATGGTTGCAAcgtgtctcaaaaaagttggacTGGGGCAACAAAGAAATTTTTtgagaaaaaattaaaaatgacctttttttcctgaacacagaacatttactcagtttaaacatttgatatgttttctatgttttattatgaataacatgggtttatgagatttgtaaatcattgcatccgaatttttatttacattttacacattgtcccaacttttttggaaccaGGGTTGTACTTGCCCTAATTTCATCCAACACTGTAAAATAGCAGACATGGTAGatatttataaaattatatttacagtggAAATACGTGTACATCTGAGTGACCTCCAGCTTTCTGCTACAATTCTGCTTTTAAAGAGTAATTACACTCCAAAGGTTTCTTAATAAATAACTTCAGAATATTACATCACATCCGTCCAAACATTTATTTCCTTGGTCATTAGAGTTCAGATTGCTGCTGCTTTAGTGGGATAACGAATTATGAATTACTTATTGTAATAAATTTGCTATACGTATGATTTTATGAACATGTAGGAAGGGAGTAATGACTCCTtatgttttgggaggttggCACAAGGAGTCGTCATGACGGCAAAATGCACCACAGCTCAAAGCTCTTCGGAGACTGAACACGTCGTGGTCAGTCTACGTTACGGCTGAGAGAATTTCTTAAAAATGCACCGCAAAGTCGTTTTCTCACCTTTGCTAAAATCGACACGTCTCCTCAGGTAATCCAGGTACGACTGCCAGATCTCCACGTAATCCGTGGCCTGTATGAAGCCAGCATTCAGTGCCTTTTCGAACACGTCTACAGAAAAACAAATCTGAAGTAAGATGTGACGAACCGTGCTATTTCACGTTAAATCGGCATCGCTGGTAACGTCGCCGCTAATTAATACACATTCGTATTTCAACATGTACAGACAGGTGACCAACtaaaagagggaaaaaaccccacaatttATTTTGAGCTCCACTTGTCTCCGCTGATCTcccaggatgactccgccccaaTCCACAGGGCATGAGGTATGTGGGATATGCTCTGGCCTTCACACTCACTAGAGTCCAACAAAAATTTAATGCCTATAGGGAGACTTTGGAGTGAcactctccaccaccaccaccatcatcatcttcatcatcataacACTATTATGCTAAAGGAAAATTTTTTAGAAGAACGGGGTTCATCGCTCAAGCACTGCGGAATCTGGATGCTCTTCTGGTGGCTCATGGTGACCCAGCACCTTTACTTTTTCCCATTACTTTGTCATCTGTCTGTATATTATTGCTTTCTGTCGTTTGTGTCCAGTACCGGAGACTATGTGATGCTCTGCGCAGTGTCTCTCCAGAGCCAGCAGGTAGCTTTTCCACAGGCCCATGGTCCAGGGGCAGTTCCGGACTGCTCGTTCATGACAAGACAACACCAGATCTTTGATCTTCAACTGGCGATCCTGGAGGAATGATATTAAAATAACTTGTTACTAATTATACTAATTacgagaccttttttttttccttgcagGTGGCATTGACTTTCAAGGAAATCACAAGTTACACAAGCTTTTTCATTGCCCTAGTGGTCTTCAAATGGTTATGGATTACagatgtatttttgttttttggtttgtaCCGTGTGCTTTGTCAATACAAGGCTGCTCCTGTGGCAGATCTGACGAACACGGCGTCCAAGACAGTCCGCACTGACCACATACACATCTCAAAAGCATTCGTATATTTCATTACCTACGAATATAAAGTTGTCACTTTATATTACTAGTCATTTTACAGGGTTTCAAACTGCTATGACCAGCAAGCAGTCTCTGTTAGTGCCAGATTGGATTCCAATCCAACACTTCTGTAATCCAACACTTCAGTTTGTCTACTACTAGAGGGAGCCAGCTTTctgcttcaaaaaaaaacaacaaataaaagtcCTGGAACCCAGCCCTAAGTCTTGTGTAGAAGCTGTTTGAATCCATTtctgaaatgatcattttagGAGTTTTGGAGACGGCGAATTGCAACATGCAACGTGCTGTTCTCCGAATTATACCACGCTACCGGttgtttttccagcatcttccTCACGTTAACTGAATAAGCTTGACAGCGGTATTTATTCACAGCCCAGTGAAATGTGTATTCCCTGAGAAACACTACAGAAGTATGTGCGTCTGCACACTGCCAGACATCTGAACTTAACAGGGGAAACTAAATGcatttcttcattattattatttttcaacatTTCTGCCTACATTCTGCACAGAAGATGAAgttaaacacattttacacCACTTGGATGTAGCAAAGCAGCTATTATTTCCAGAAATTAGTCCGacctattttttttgtttgttttgttttttacatgaaGTTCTTCTTTATCAAGCATCGAGCAATAAATATATCAGATGAAACCATTAGGGGGAAAAACCAAGAATGtgtttaaagataaaaataaaataaaaattatatgtttaaaaaaagcattCAGTTATGCACAGCTGGTGTGATTTTAATCAGCTTTTAATGCACTACATGAGCCACTAGAGAACCTTTCTGGATAAAACTAAGCACCACTGTGTCAGGCTTGGATTAGCGTCCTCAACGCAGCagtcaagaagaagaaaaagaagctaAAATGCATGTAAATCGATGCTCTGGCTGCTCATCTGGAAGGCGTTTTCTCTCCCTTTTAACATGGAAGAAAGAGCTTTTCCCTCTATTTATCTAGAGAAGTGTTTCCTCTTGCTCCTGCTCTGCTCCGTTCCACCTGAAGCTCTCTGTTCctcatctctcactctcccGCCTCTCCCCATCTGTGCTAAACCCCCTAATGGGCCGTTGTGCGTTTGTGGCTATCGCATCTCATTAGCATGTCATTAAAGCACTCTTGAATAAATTGAGCGAGATGCAGCAGGTGgatgatttaaaaagaaaatagaaaaaaaagaagcagccTGACATACCGACTGAAAGAGCGTGTACCTCAACATCCAATTTGATTGAGAATTCCGTGATGAGTTTATACAGCAACACTCTATGGATCTTGGTGCACTTTATGTAAGAACTTAAAACTTTTCAACAGGCACTTACTGGAGGCATTCTTCTATTGTGGCTGAGTCTCGAAAgctgttttattgtgttttaagATGTTTGCTGTAATGATGGAAAGCCATGTGGGCCTAAAGTAAGCCTCAaaatggcttctttttttttttttctttttttttacatggatcTCATAATAAATGCAAAAGCTAGCTAAATATCAGTGACCGCGaacgaataaataaaatcaaatatgaataatttgattttttattttttttttaattacggTATGTCACGTTGTATATTGTATGCAAAATGGCAAGTGAAGTGTTACAGACCTTTGTTTTTGTATATCAGTATATAATTACAGGATGATTACTATtcaaaaacatttgaatataaATTCTTAAATCTTTAGTTAAACTTTCATAGAAATTTGTCAATCAAAaagttttttaataaagaaaactttatttttaaaatatataaactttaaaagtcaattattattttgccccccaccccccatgtGTAGCTAAGGTCTGACCGACTAGACACAATGTCGCCGAGTAGCATCTTTATATGTCTTACCAGATAGATAGTGTATTTGGCCCAAAGATCAGGAACTAAGCAGTTCTCCCCCAGTGCTCTCTCGAATATGATCTGAACTCGAGCAGGGTCTCCATCCTTAATCTCGTACTCGATGTAACTCTGATATTCCGCCATCTTCGGTGGCTCCGACACCAGCTACAGCACAGGGAGAAGCACAGAGACACGTGAACAAGGTGGATAGTTTTgcaatgtttttcatttgtagAAATACGATGCGTGTTATACCAGAGCCTCCTCGTAAGGCCTGCGGCTCTCCAGCTGCTGCAGCGCTCGCTTGTAGTGCTGCGTGACCGTCTCCGGCACACCCTCATCCGTCCAGTCAGAGTATTCGGTGTATGTGCTCTCCATATCTACATGTCATAGAATGCTTATTAACATACACTCGATGCACCGAAACCACGCGTTCTTTCACTCTTCAGTTTTTAGGATCAGGGCCTCTCACGGGGCatgcagtttttaaatcatATCTCTTAGTATGAAGCGTTCAGTTTGTGAGCATGTTTCCTCTCAAAAGACATTCAAACCTATTTGCATTATGCATTTAGCgctcatataaaaccaaaactACTTTAACCTAGAGCAACGCTGCTTACTCAAAGACAGTCTCCTTTCTGTAGAACTAGATAGATTGGGCCTACTAGCAAGCACCATTTTGTCAATGTGGACCACTTTCTTCCATGATCAAACTCTCATATAATTAACAGTTTTTCTGTGTGTGGTGACATTGGACGTTCTTTACCAGTCTGAAAAGACGTCTGCTTTGAggcatggtgcattatcatcaTGCTGGATGTTGCCATTATAAGGTGTGGCCATAAAGGGATGCACGTAGTCAAGAGCACTCAGATAAGGCTATTCCTTTCAAAATCCCCTTGCTCaactgatattatattatacccAGAACATTCCCCACAGTACCTGTTGACCTGCATGACTTGTTGACACATGGCAGGCTGGGTCCATGGATCCATGCTACTGATGCCAAATTTTGACCCTACCATCTAGGCAGCGTGTTATTAGACCTGATCTAGTTTTGGTACGCCTGTGCTCACTGTAGTCTCAGATttatgttcttggctgacagaagtggaaacCGATGTGGTTTTGTGCTGTCAAATCCCCTCTGCTTTAAGGTTTGACATGCTGCCTTTCttctcaccacagttgtaaagaccagtctggtcattcttctctgacctcCCTCCTCAACAAGGtatttcagcctgcagaccctctgctcacagggtgttatttttgtttttcacaccattctgagtaaactctagagactgttgcgTGTGTGAAAAATCCCAgatgatcagcagtttctgaaaaactcaaaccagcccatctggtaccaacaaccatgccatggttacagtcacagagatcaccACCCCCCCCCTTCAAATGTTGGATGTGAACATATACTGAATCTTTTGACATGTAGCTGCATctttttatgcactgtgctgctgccacgtgattggctgattggatagcTGCATGATTAACCTATTAAAATGGTATAGCATAGATTAAGTATAACTGATTATacaacacacactttttctttcttcctttatgCACGCAATTCTTGTTCAAGCTCATATGAAACACCAGAACCAAAGCAGGTTACTGCAGTCATACAGGAATATAGACTTCCTAGAAAAGAGCATAAAAGCCAGGGAGACAGGGAAACATGAGCCAAGATGCTCAGGaacataaaatgtgttttggcTTTGTTCAATGAGGAAAGGAGCAGTTTTGgctctcacttttttttaatcaccaccacacacacacacacacacacacacacacacacacacacacacacacacacacacaccatctggCTAGGCGCAGGTGGAGTGGGTGGGCAGCTCTTGGCTTCTTACAGCACATGCGCATGTGTAGGTTTGCATGGAAAATCTGAAACCACACACTTATGATGCAGTGAGTTTTCaaacttaaaatatattaacatgGAACGGTGTTAagtatggaattttttttttctttcacattttcattcgatattattttttaactctGGGTGTACCGTTTGTCGTCGCGTCACGTTTATCTAGACTGTAGCTCAGTCTTAGAGCTTTAGATGGTCGAACTGGGAAGCTGGTGCATTATATTCATTAGGGATGTAACTAAAGCTCTATTTGGGTCTCCAGCCTGCTTCATTGTTTCATTATTGTCTCAGACAGAAGCAGATGAACTGACGTTAGACAGAGACATACCGGAATACAGGGATAAGAGGTGTTTGTGTCC of Ictalurus punctatus breed USDA103 chromosome 22, Coco_2.0, whole genome shotgun sequence contains these proteins:
- the sart3 gene encoding squamous cell carcinoma antigen recognized by T-cells 3 gives rise to the protein MAATGNEAETLLADIKEEEEEEEAEEMEREMESGEEEAMGVENSEDEEDDDTSEDERENEAEIQRLEEQLSINAFDYNCHVDLIKLLRQEGKLYRLRKARQKMSELFPLTEEIWLDWLKDEIGLVEGDEAEREKIYELFEKAVTDYICPDIWLEYAQYSIGGMGAAGGIARVRTTFERALTAVGLHMTKGAALWEAFREFEIAILSTLQPPPGSVSSLEQQEQVNAQLERIHTLFRRQLAIPLMDMESTYTEYSDWTDEGVPETVTQHYKRALQQLESRRPYEEALLVSEPPKMAEYQSYIEYEIKDGDPARVQIIFERALGENCLVPDLWAKYTIYLDRQLKIKDLVLSCHERAVRNCPWTMGLWKSYLLALERHCAEHHIVSDVFEKALNAGFIQATDYVEIWQSYLDYLRRRVDFSKEGSRELEELRAAFTRALDYLKQDVEERFTESGDLSCTIMQIWARIEALHCKNMQKARELWDHIMTKGNAKYANMWLEYYNLERSYGDAAHCRKALHRAVQCTSDYPEHVCEVLLAFERVEGSLEDWDAAVQKTESKLNRVNEQRAKAAEKEALLVQHGDDRAEQRRKAKAEKKAQKKSQKTNRTGDKRKADDVGEDEWGEETERKRHRGEEDASEEQMETEDGLFGRRAPPQHKQETPAAAKNQQVAREVKKTAARMPDERNDSCSVFISNLAFNMEDPEGKLKAAFESCGTVVQVRPVFAAKGAFRGYCYVQFEDELGAREALKLDRQEVDGRPMFVSPCIDKSKNPDFKVFRYNTSMEKHKIFISGLPFNCTTEKLEELCKEHGAVKAVRLVTNRSGKPKGLAYVEFENEAQASQAVLKMDRTKLENHVLSVAISNPPTRKNEFMPVLGGAAPRQIQGTRGKGRTQVSLLPRSLHRQNIPQAKTENGTASRRQDGMSDGAQAENPGTKPLSNEDFAKMLLKK